CCTTCAAAGTCTTCTAGTCCAACTCCTTCGTCAGCGACGCAATCTATCGTCGCAAAATAACAACGAGAAAATAAGGCAATAGCAAAACAAAAAAaccaaagttctcagaaaaaTATCAACTAATTTTTGTTAAATACTAGAGTGTATTCTAAGAATGATAAAATTTCTAGTTTTCGATTTGGAGTCATGGAAATAGTGCTATAAATTTTCAATGACAGGCCTAAAtgctcaaattcaaatttaaatttgaACAGTGAAGAAAAGTTTGTTTGGTAAGAGTTAAAATTGCACCATTAAATAGGTGGGATTATTACAAGAATTTGGGATTCGAATTATTGCATTTCGATTATTATTTAATCACgtggaatttttgcaagtttaacagaaaagaaaaaggagaagggGCACTGTGCCTGCTGGGCCAGAACAGCCGCAGCGCAGTAGGCCCAGCCAGAGAGGCAGCCCAGCGCACTGGTGCACGCGCACGCGCCAGGTTTAAACCTGAGGGGCGGGGCCCAGgcgtcagcgagagagagaggggcgatggagaggagaggctgacaggcggggcccGCCTGTCATCCCTAACCCCGAGTCCAGACGGCCGGCGAGCTCGTCGGCGATGATGCAGGGCACGGTGAGGTCAGGCGAGGGCACGGCTGGACTCAGAGTCGAGTTGCCGTTCTGGTGGTGTCACCGGGGTGGCCTGGTTTGTCGGCGACGAGGAGGTACAGTCGGAGGAGCTTCGGGTGGCGGCGATTCTGGCCGTTTCCGGCAGCTATAGAGAGGGGAAACAGGGGGAAATGATCAGTGGAGTGCGGGGGTTCTAGATCGGGGCTTAGGAGCAGCGGGGAGAGCTTCTACCGTGTGGATGACGGCGAGCCGCcacggcggagctcgagctcgagaGCTTCTGGAGAGGAGCGGGTGGTTTAGGGGGTGATTAAGGAGTGAGAGAGCGAGTGGTGAGGAGAGGAGGGCTCGGGGAGGCCTTTAAATAGGCGAGCGGCGGTCCACCAAGGACTCGTGCACGGGCGAGCTTGTTGCCGTCGCTGCAGGCCAACGTGGCTCGTGTGGGCGTGTCTGTGGCGTTCCTGTGGTTGGTCCAGAGCGAGCGgagtgaagaaagagagagagagagcaggggaGGGCCAGAGGTGCGGCGCATGTGAGGCCTCTCATCGGAGCTCTCGGTCGGCCGGCGCGCGTGCGAGCAGGGGAAGcaggagggagaaggaggagggggacAGGGGTTTAGCGTGTCGCAAATGCCGAGGCACCTCGTCGGGCGTGCTGGGGAGGCCCGAGGTGGCCGGAGCTGGTTAGCAGGGGCGGCTACAGTGCATGGCCGTACTGTAGCGCGCTTTGGAGCATGCAAAtggcatgccatggcattttataTGCCTTGTCGGCACGACCACTGACGTCTGGCTACCCTATGGGGCAGTAAAGAAGAGGGGAGGGGCATTGGGTGCCCTGGAGAGCCAATAGGAGAGGAGTGGGGCTGAGAGAGAGGGGAAATGGGCTGTCCAGAGGGGTAAATGAGGTGGTTTCAAACCTCAATCATTGAGCTGAGATGCAGCCATAGTTACTGGTGGTAGAAGACGGTCAGGAGCAGCTATTGTACAAAGTTGAgcccatggagattagtggaagaggtCAAAAATGGAACTTTGGTAAAGTGGCAGAAAGTGTTTGTTGCTGGTTTGAGTAAGCAAATGAATTTCATTTGACATGAGACTCCACAGGGTGAAATGGCACTTATAATTAGGGCCTTCCACCAATTTTGGgctcatttgggcaaagttgccaatgcaacttttgtaaaccctagaaatcaacagaaatgcaTTTACCAAGATCTAGCCATGCAAAACCATtccccttgatgcaccacttggtgtagtgtccTTATTTGGGGTTGTGAGCATGTCCACAATGTTTGGGGTAATTTGGAAGAAGTTGGTAATGTAAAGTTGGCCAAGTTTGGTTGTTGACATAAAGGGTTTTCGGGCACTATTGTGAACCAAAACAATTTTGATTGAGATGGAACTTTGCAACAACATCACATTATGCATATGAGACTTGCTAGAATTTTCCTGGATTTATTGGAAAATATTTCttgtagaaatatttcaaatacTTGAAATGGACCGAAATGGTTTTGGAGGGTTTTGCctaatattttgaacatgaccatttGTTGAAAATCTTGTATATGGAAAATATATGCccactgagtttccctgatttttctcaaatatttttgaagctttaaaataattttaacctattaaagaccatttttggccttaagaaaaagcctttaaataaaataggaaaataacttttaaaattatatttttgtggtttatgggagtcctatatctaataggtttcaaatactctttgaaatatttttcataccccaaatcaagtacttgtagtgcaaacctcaattcagggggtttctggaaaactaatttttgaaaatactatttggccaaattatttttgtaagaaaatactatactgttctatacacatggcatgatcattggacAGAAGTTTGGGGCAAGGAGATGATGTATAGAAGGTGAAGTTATGTTGACCATAAAGAGCACTTGAAAATCACAGAGAGAGAACCAACTCCAAATAAAAGCCAAATGATGCAAAAGGTTTTTTTTGTCCAAATTTTCATGCTTTATTACTGCAAATGACATGTTACAAAATGcagggtgtgacagacctacccccttacacgaatctcgtccccgagattcctAAACTAGGCTTAAAAGAGATCTGGAAACTCGAATCTAAGGTAGTCTTCACGTTCCCAGGTTGCTTCTGCTTCGGTATGGTTGCTCCGCTAGACCATGAAGTACTTGATAGTGCGGTTTCGAGTGCGTCGTTCTGCTTCGCCCAATATGCAGACGGGCCTCTCACGGTAGGTCAAATCAGGCGGAAGGTCAATGGCTTGGTGATCAACATCCTTGTAGAGATTGGGCTTGTCTGGAACTTGGAGACACTTCCGGagttgtgacacgtggaacacgttGTGCACATCGGATAGTTCAGTTGGTAGTTCCAACTGGTACGCAACTTTTCCTCGTCGGTCAGTGATCTTGAAGAGGCCGATGTATCTTGGTGTGAGCTTTCCTTTGACATGGAAGCGCTGGGTTCCCTTGAGAGGTGTGACCCAGAGATAGACATGGTCTCCAACTCGGAAGGTTATGTCTCGATGACGTGAGTCAGCGTAGCTCTTCTGTCTTGACTTGGCAGTCTTCAAATGCTCTCTGACAAGTTggacttgctcttctgcttcacGGAGGATATCGGCCCCAAAGACTAGTCCTTCTCCGGTCTCGGACCAATTGAGGGGAGTGCGACACTTCCTTCCATATAGCACCTCAAACGGTGCCATCTGAAGACTGCACTGGtggctgttgttgtaggagaactcggcgaAGGGTAGGCAATCTTCCCACTTAGATCCATATGCTAAGACATAGGCTCGGAGCATGTCTTCGAGTATCTGATTCACTCGTTCTGTTTGACCTCCAGTCTGTGGGTGGAAAGCAGTGCTAAAGGACAACTTGGTTCCCATGGCCTCTTGGAACTtcttccaaaactttgaggtaaactgggttcctcgaTCAGACACAATCTCCTTGGGAACACCATGAAGGCTTACGATTTGGTTGATGTAGAGGCTGGCTAACTGATTCCCCTTGTAGGTCGTCTTGACAGGAATGAAGTGGGCAACTTTAGTCAAATGGTCAACAATGACCCATATGGAGTCATGCCCCTTGCTAgacctgggtaatccggtgatgaagtccatcccgactttgtcccacttccattcaggcaCCCTGAGAGGTTGTAACAATCTAGCAGGCCGCTGATGTTCAGCTTTGACTCTCTGGCATATGTCACACTTAGCGACGAAAGTGGCTATCTCTCTCTTCATGCCATGCCACCAGAATCTTTCCTTTAGGTCTTGATACATCTTGGTTCCTCCGGGGTGGATGGAATATGGGGTGTCATgagcctcttgcaagatcaagtTCTTGAGTTCAGACTTGTTGGGTACACAAATGCGATTCCCAAACCACACAATCCCTTGCTCATCCTCTTAGAATCCTGGGGCCTTGCCTTCCTTGACCTTCGTCTTGATGCCTTCAATACTCTCGTGTCCCTTCTGAGCTTCCTTAACATCATCCACCAGGGTAGGCTTGACTTCGAGGTTGGCCAAGAATCCTGGTGCAACTAGTTCCAATACGAagctttcaagttcctcatacaAGGCGGGTAGCCTTTCCTTAATCATAGCGTTCAAGGAACAAGCCTTTCTGCTTAATGCATCTGCTACCACATTAGCCTTTTCGGGGTGGTATTGAACACTgaggtcataatccttgaccaattCTAGCGATCTTCTCTGCCTCATGTTCAATTTGTTTtgagtgaaaatatacttcagacTTTTGTGATCCGTGTATATCTCACACCGCTTCCCTAGGAGGTAATGTCACCATGTCTTTAGGGCATGAACCACTACTGCTAACTCAAGATCATGACTAGCATAGTTATCTTCATGAGGCCGTAGTTGTCTTCAAAGGTAAGCTATGACTCTGCCCTCTTGCATCAGAACACTTCCCAGTCCAGTTCGTGAGGCATCATAATATAtcacaaaattccttgtgaataTCAGGTGTGGCCATAACTGGGGTGGTGGTCAATTTCTTCTTCAGCTCCTGGAAGCTTTCTTCGCACTTTGGCGTCCACTcaaacttcttgtccttcttcaagAGCTGGGTCACGGGTCGGGCAATGCTGGAGAATCCTTCAACGAACTTGCGGTAATATCCCGCAAGTCCAAGGAAGCTTCTGACTTCCTTCACATTGCTCGGGGTTGGCCATTCAGTCACGGCTTGAATCTTGACGGGATCTACTGACAATCCTTCAGAAGTCAATTTATGACCCAAGAATCCAACTTCACGCAGCCAGAattcgcacttgctgaacttggcgtacaGTTGGTGCTCTCGAAGCTTGTCTAGGACCAACCTCAAGTGTTGTTCGTGCTCTTCTTCCTTCTTCGAGAAGACAAGAATGTCATCAATGAAGACGACAACAAACTtgtccaaatattccatgaaGACCTTATTCATGAGATACATGAAGTAAGCTGGGCATTGGTCAATCCAAAGGAGATGACCGTGCACTCCTACAGGCCATATCTGGTTACAAATGCCGTCTTCGGAATATCTTGGGGTCTGATTTTCAGCTGGTAGTACCCAGATCTGAGGTCAATCTTGGAGAACACCttggccccactgagttgatcaaacagatcTTCAATCTTGGGatgtggatacttgttcttgattgtaaCTTCATTGAGGGAGCGATAGTCAATGCACAAGCGGATGGTACCGTCCTTCTTTGCCACAAACAGAACAGGTGATCCCCAAGGGGAGGCACTAGGGCGGATAAATCCCTTCCTCAACTGCTCTTCCAGTTGCTTCTTTAATTCTGCTAACTCCTCCGAtcccattctataaggcttcttatagatgggtcCTCCTCCAGGCATGAGCTCGATGATGAACTCAATGTCTCGGTCAAGAGGCATTCCCGGTAGATCATCAGGAAAGACATCGGGGTATTCGCATACTACCGGCACTTGCTCCAACCAAACTTCAGACAGACAATTGACTTGGGCGTCTTGAGCAGAGGAGGGGTTGGAAGCAAACTTAACTTCAACTCCTTGGCCATTGGTCATAGTGACAGTCCGGTTGGCACAATCTAACGAGCCTTGGTGCTTGATGAGCCAATTCATTCCTAAGATCACATCCAAGCCTTGTGATCTTAAGACGATAAGGTCTGCTAGGAACTCTACCCCGTTAATGATAATTCTGACTCCCTTACAGCCTACCTTGGCTCTCATCTCTGCTCCGGAGGTTTGTACCACCATAGGGTTATTCAGGAGTGTAGGGATCATGCCACTTTTTAATGCAAACTTTTGGGTGACAAATGAATGCGtggctccagaatcaaacaagaCAGTTGCAGGTGCTGAGTTGACAAGGAACGTACCCAGCATGACGTCCGGGTCTTCCTGGGCTTCTTCTGAAGTTACATGGTTCACATGACCCTTGCCATTGTTGGGCGGGTTGCGGGGAGCTTGGTTCCTTGGTGGCATTCCATGGCCTTGTCCTGTGTTCTGCGCATTGGGGCGCGGGGCATCGGGCTTCTTGTTGGGGCATTACTTGGAGAAGTGTCATGGCTGACCACATCCAAAACAAGTGACTTGATTGGAGTTGTTGCTCTTGCCGGCATTGTTATTGGGGTTGTTGTAAGCTGGCCTGGGGTTGGCATACTGCTGAGGCTGATAGTTGGTGCGGGGTGCAGGGGCTCTTAGCTGCTGATAGGTTGGCTTGACCGGGGCTGGCTGCCACGGGCGAGGCTTCTGGTTGCTGGAGCTACCCTTGTTGGTCATCTTGCGCTTACGAGTATCATCCAGAGCGcatcgcttgtcctcaagcatgaGTGCCTTGTTCACCAAATCAAGAAAGGTTGGGCAGTCACACACAACAAGCGAGTACTGCAGAGTGTAGTTAAGGCCTTCCATGAAGCGCTCTCTTTTGGCAGCATCAGTGCTGACATCTTCAGGAGCATACCTTGACAGAACACTGAACTTCTGCATGTACTCCTTGACTGTGCCACTTCCTTGATTCAGGGCTCGGAATTCACGCTTCTTGACGGCCATGATTCCGGAAGGAATGTGGGCCTTGCGGAATTTTGCCTTGAAGTCATTCCAAGTGATGTTTTGCCCAGCATGCATGACCTTGAATCCATCCCACCAAGCTCTGGCAGTTCCCCCGAGACAGTGAGCAGCATATGCCACATTATTACGGTCCTCAGTGCAGCCGACTACTTCCAACAGATCCTCAATTGTGCGGACCCAGTCGTCAGCATCCAGGGGTTCAGCAGTCTCGATGAAGGTGGGTGGTGCATGCTTGTTGAACTCCGCCAACGTGGAACGTCCATTGCTGTTCCCCGCCGGCTGGCGATTGACAGCCTGAGCAATCATCTGGAGGGCTGCAGTGTTGGCTTGGCATTCCTCTCGGAAGGCCTGGAGAAGCTGAGCCATGTCCATGtttggaggtggtggcggtggtggagcTTGTCCTTGGGTTTGGTCCTGACTGCCTCCTGCTCTGGCAGAACCTCCGGCTTGTTGCTTCTGGGTAGAGGTACCAGTACGTGTTACAACAGGCATCCTGTTGGAGCGGTCAAGGTCTCATGATTGGGAAATATGAGGGAAAGCAATATAGACGGGATGCCTAGTAAGGGGGTCGGTATAGTACTAATTGTTTTCATGCAAGGTCCAAAAAGGCCAGCACATTCATTAAAATGCAAATGGATGATGTAGTCGCTTACAAGTTCCCGAAGGAAAGCACGACGTCCATCAAACACATCAAAAGCAAACACAACACTGCATGGTTTCATATGAACCATTACAAGGACTCAACTTTGCCTAGGGGGTACACGACCTATCCTACCGTAGGGGTTACGAACTGGCATATCCGGGTTCGGATGATGCCTAAGTGGTGGAATGCTCGGTCGCGTAGTCTGGCTCTTCTGGgtcttcctcctcatcatcaGCATCCTGACTTTCCTCTTCACTTTATGGTGTGGGGGAGTGGAGGATCTCAACACGGCGTTGCTTTGCCGGTGGTGAGAAGAGCTTGCGGTAATCCCTTGCACTCATGCGGTGTTGCTGTGGGGGTCCTCCATCCTTTGGGGGTCTTCCGCCTCGATATGCGACGGCGGGCTGTCCAGGGGGAGCACCTTCTTTCTTGATCCTATCCGTCTTCCCTTGTGCTTGGCGAAGAAGTGCCTTAGTCTCATGAAGTTCCTTTCGGAGCTCCAATGATTCCGAGGCCAAGTGTTGTGCCAAGCTATCAGCACAAAGGCTGAAGTAGGTCTGGAATCGGAGTGGAAGTCCTTCCTCCAATGGTGGAGCTGGTGTGCTACTCTCATCCTCACCCTCCTTCCGATAGGGCAAGAAGAGGGTTGCCAACTTGTCTGCCATCTCGGGTAGAAGGTCTCGGAGGAGGGTGAGTGCCTTGAGGGTTGCCGTCTCGACGGCAAGAACAAGTGTTGCCATCTGGGGTCCCTTGAAGAACCAGCTTGTTGGAGAGTCATTAGCCTTCACGATCACTTCCACATGATACTCCATCTCGGTGTCATTGATCCAATGCTCATGGTAGGTAAAAATGGGGGCTCGGTGAAACTGGCACTTCTTGAGACTATCTTCGAGAAGCACAGGAAATCCGGTGGTCAGGAAGTCTTCGGGTACGGCAGCCATCTACAAGGTTGAATGGGAGAGATCAATATGGAAGTATATCTTGGGTTTGGTAAGCTTAGAAAAGAAGAGGAGTATAGAGGGTTTTGCAAAACAGGTTTTATCCTAACTAACGcccatgctaactaaggcttcctatagtgaggatggctctgataccagctctgtggggaccccgactcatgagtcgagatcaccgaatgcacgtgtacactGATCCCAAAGATCAATGCTCACTAAACACACAGatgctgaataacaagagtcttacatccaaacataccgtcttacacaaattatgaccattatggtcaagtctacATAGATAAGCCTCATGGCTGAACATCGAATAAATTCAAATAGCGGAAGTCTTCATAgataagtagaacccatgccatcCGCCTTAACCCTACAAGCATTCTGACTGGGACAGcgtcctagttcgcatgttcgtCTCCGAAGAACTCTTCCTCAAATTCCTGCtcttccatgcctggccaattaaataaccagtggcaagccaatgagtactttgaatgtactcacaAGCAATCCATGTTTTGGCTCAAGATACAACAATGCATGACATAGGTAAATTTTTGTAGAAATCTAATTTTATTGTGCTATGACATGTTCGACAACTGGTAAATCATGCATCATATGAATTCAAGTAACTATAGGGAATGGTTACAGATATCAATATAAAGGGAGTGGGCTtcaacccaactcaatcatgtcaagtcctttgacttgacccaagtagttcttcccacttatccaaacacacactggtttgtaaacaagtggacgtagcccaagagcaGTTACCCAAATGTCCTAGACCGTGGACACGACTATTCAAATAGTTTACACTCTGCAAAGGTTACaaactttacccacaagatctaGGGAACtttcgtgtcatccacgacccgcggtacctcaagtacccggggtaagcacccgatcattatctctccctagacgacactaacatagagtccactcgattggtagcaacccccgtgcccaacatttctcATCTTAATATTTTGGAGCcacgctcccatattcatcacataccacaagcacggggtaccaacggtgtgtccggtgccctataaaaatagtcatggccgccctacctggcacgaccccgtcccgagagtgacctgtagcgaccagacctccaacagtctgatctaccgtgcaccagtgtcatccctggatcagtaatgctgacacgcacagtacttggaggatttataacagagtagcaatcacacagttattacatcgagtatctcaagacagaaataagtatgacaaatatggcttaaggccatctaaaacgataacagcagaggacttggaagataagtgagtccatcaactccaacggcatcactgagtataagaccacgacctaaggcaccttactcgtcgtctgaaaagtctgcaacatgaaatgttgcagcccgaaaacgggtcagcacatggaatatgctggcaatgtaacacatagagagtaatgaacagaataatgctatactacatgcatatatggctggtagaaggctctatggttacagttttgcgaaaagcaaatttttccctactgcaaaggaataaattttatttaactatcatggtggttgttaaacattgagaatggttgacagcattctcaatcccaattatcatcatcaaaacccaagaaaattaattaaagtaacatgatgagattcacatgataatccagatactagatactcaaggtgtccataaccagggacacggctaaccatgattagtttatacactctgcagaggtctgtgcacttttccccacaggaatcgatctcctccgttagatttctcgcactacatggtgtttgagaaacggatgaccgagacacagtctttcagaagtgtttgcaccttacgaatgggtagacagtaccacctacatcccctacatctgctagtctaccactttaagagttcacacgacctactcaactatgctagagcccataatcgcttgtggatgcacacggaagtttctagcatgaataatctcatgatccctttgagcctgggt
This sequence is a window from Aegilops tauschii subsp. strangulata cultivar AL8/78 chromosome 7, Aet v6.0, whole genome shotgun sequence. Protein-coding genes within it:
- the LOC141027139 gene encoding uncharacterized mitochondrial protein AtMg00860-like; amino-acid sequence: MEYLDKFVVVFIDDILVFSKKEEEHEQHLRLVLDKLREHQLYAKFSKCEFWLREVGFLGHKLTSEGLSVDPVKIQAVTEWPTPSNVKEVRSFLGLAGYYRKFVEGFSSIARPVTQLLKKDKKFEWTPKCEESFQELKKKLTTTPVMATPDIHKEFCDIL